One part of the Alistipes onderdonkii genome encodes these proteins:
- the dxs gene encoding 1-deoxy-D-xylulose-5-phosphate synthase, translating to MTLDEYKLLRKINSPRDLKQLSAEELRTYCDELRSYIIDECSVNPGHLASSLGCVELAAALHYVFDTPADKIVWDVGHQTYAHKIITGRREAFKTKRLLGGISGFPRMSESPYDAFGGGHASVSISAAFGMAKAAEMRGERLQVVAVIGDGSMTGGLAFEGLNNAGASKRTNILVILNDNNMAIDQATGALKNYLLKISTSVHYNRFKQRLWGILSHTPRLLRLCQKAGNAVKQGVLNKSNLFESFNFRYFGPVDGHNLKELVRTLRALRDIEGPKLLHVMTVKGKGYLPAEHDQSTWHAPGRFNPDTGERIASPGAAARYQDVFGETLVELAGLDPRVVGVTPAMPSGCSMNMLMHAMPSRCFDVGIAEGHAVTFSAGMAAAGMVPFCNIYSSFMQRAYDNVIHDVAIQDLPVVMCLDRGGIVGEDGVTHHGVFDMAAFGAVPGLTIAAPMDELELRNMMYTGLQYGHPFMIRYPRGNGAGRLWRGVPFEALPVGRGRRLREGTDVALVTVGTVGNAAARAAERAAAKGVSVAHYDLRFAKPLDEALLAEVGAKFRHVVTVEDGSLRGGVGEAVTAFFNARGCEVAVHSLGIGDEWVEHGTPAQLYALCGYDEEGILRALLAAGE from the coding sequence ATGACGTTGGATGAATACAAATTACTCCGAAAAATAAATTCCCCCCGCGACCTCAAGCAACTCTCGGCGGAGGAACTGCGCACCTACTGCGACGAGCTGCGCAGCTATATCATCGACGAGTGCTCGGTAAATCCCGGGCACCTGGCGTCGAGCCTCGGCTGCGTGGAACTCGCCGCCGCACTCCACTACGTTTTCGATACGCCCGCGGACAAGATCGTCTGGGACGTAGGGCACCAGACCTATGCCCACAAGATTATCACCGGGCGCCGCGAGGCGTTCAAGACCAAACGCCTGCTGGGCGGTATCAGCGGTTTCCCGCGCATGTCGGAGAGCCCCTACGACGCTTTCGGGGGCGGGCATGCCTCAGTGTCGATTTCGGCGGCGTTCGGCATGGCCAAGGCTGCCGAAATGCGGGGCGAGAGGCTCCAGGTCGTGGCCGTCATCGGCGACGGTTCGATGACCGGCGGCCTCGCGTTCGAAGGGCTCAACAACGCTGGGGCCAGCAAACGCACCAATATCCTGGTGATCCTCAATGACAACAACATGGCCATCGACCAGGCCACCGGCGCATTGAAGAACTACCTGCTCAAAATCTCCACGTCGGTGCATTACAACCGTTTCAAGCAGCGGTTGTGGGGCATCCTTTCGCATACGCCGCGCCTGCTGCGCCTCTGCCAAAAGGCGGGTAACGCCGTGAAACAGGGGGTGCTGAACAAGAGCAACCTCTTCGAGAGCTTCAATTTCCGTTATTTCGGCCCCGTCGACGGCCACAACCTCAAGGAGTTGGTGCGCACGCTTCGGGCATTGCGCGACATCGAAGGGCCCAAGTTGCTGCATGTCATGACCGTGAAGGGCAAGGGCTACCTGCCTGCCGAGCACGACCAGTCCACGTGGCATGCCCCCGGACGTTTCAATCCCGATACGGGCGAGCGGATCGCCTCGCCAGGCGCCGCGGCGCGTTACCAGGATGTCTTCGGCGAGACGCTCGTCGAACTGGCCGGGCTCGACCCGCGGGTCGTGGGCGTCACGCCTGCCATGCCGTCGGGTTGTTCGATGAACATGCTCATGCACGCCATGCCGTCGCGTTGCTTCGACGTGGGTATCGCCGAGGGCCATGCCGTGACCTTCTCGGCGGGGATGGCCGCTGCGGGCATGGTGCCTTTCTGCAACATCTATTCGTCTTTCATGCAGCGGGCTTACGACAATGTGATCCACGACGTCGCGATTCAGGATCTGCCCGTGGTGATGTGCCTCGACCGGGGCGGCATCGTGGGCGAGGACGGCGTGACCCACCACGGGGTCTTCGACATGGCTGCATTCGGTGCCGTGCCGGGACTTACGATCGCTGCGCCGATGGATGAACTGGAACTCCGCAACATGATGTATACCGGCCTGCAATACGGCCATCCCTTCATGATCCGCTACCCGCGCGGCAACGGTGCGGGACGTCTGTGGCGGGGCGTTCCCTTCGAAGCGCTGCCCGTCGGCCGGGGCCGGAGGCTCCGCGAAGGTACGGACGTGGCGCTGGTGACGGTCGGGACGGTCGGCAACGCTGCCGCCCGTGCCGCGGAACGCGCCGCGGCGAAGGGTGTGAGCGTGGCGCATTACGACCTGCGATTCGCCAAACCGCTCGACGAAGCCCTGCTGGCCGAGGTCGGTGCCAAGTTCCGCCATGTGGTCACGGTCGAGGACGGTTCCCTGCGCGGGGGCGTCGGCGAGGCCGTCACGGCATTTTTCAATGCCCGCGGCTGCGAGGTGGCCGTGCACTCGCTGGGCATCGGCGACGAGTGGGTCGAGCACGGAACCCCGGCTCAGCTCTACGCCCTCTGCGGTTACGACGAGGAGGGTATTCTGCGGGCGCTGCTCGCTGCGGGGGAATAA
- a CDS encoding lipocalin family protein has translation MKIAIVLLAAVLLVIGVVYGRAADRTDRTPVPSFDLARYMGTWYEIARYDHPFERGLAGVQARYELRPDGRIGVFNSGTDYRSGRCKRARGKACAGQVPGRLRVSFFWVFYSDYNVMELGGDYDWALVGGGSAKYLWVLSRTPTLPAHTLNRILRLAERRGYRTDRLLFVDQGQ, from the coding sequence GTGAAAATCGCGATCGTATTATTGGCCGCTGTGCTGCTTGTCATCGGCGTGGTATACGGCCGTGCCGCCGACCGTACCGACCGCACTCCGGTGCCGTCGTTCGACCTGGCGCGCTACATGGGCACCTGGTATGAGATCGCCCGCTACGACCATCCGTTCGAACGGGGGCTGGCCGGAGTGCAGGCGCGCTACGAACTGAGGCCCGACGGTCGCATCGGGGTGTTCAACAGCGGAACGGATTACCGTTCGGGCCGTTGTAAACGTGCGCGGGGCAAAGCCTGTGCGGGACAGGTGCCGGGGCGTTTGCGGGTCTCTTTTTTCTGGGTTTTTTATTCGGATTACAACGTCATGGAGCTGGGCGGCGATTACGATTGGGCATTGGTCGGCGGCGGTTCGGCAAAATACCTCTGGGTACTGTCACGCACGCCGACACTCCCCGCGCATACGCTCAACCGCATCCTGCGGCTGGCCGAACGACGCGGTTACCGGACGGACAGGCTTCTGTTCGTCGACCAGGGGCAATGA
- a CDS encoding YaaA family protein encodes MQILLSCAKTMAENNPAEIPRTTLPRYAREAAELALQLATLSTEELERMLRTNRQIAATNRRRYRQFHGEEALPALLAYTGVVFRHIAPERFTPGDFEYAQQHLNITSFLYGLLRPLDAIRRYRLEGDAVLPGHDDQTMFGYWQGRLTEAFLEKIHADDGILVNLASSEMKRLFDWKRIRREARIITPEFRIREGDRLKTIVVYTKMCRGEMTRHLIRNRITDPEMLKEFEWEGFRFDAALSRGDDWTFTV; translated from the coding sequence ATGCAAATACTCCTTTCCTGCGCCAAAACGATGGCCGAAAACAATCCGGCCGAAATCCCCCGAACGACCCTGCCGCGTTACGCCCGCGAGGCCGCGGAGCTGGCCCTGCAGCTGGCGACGCTCAGCACCGAAGAGCTGGAACGCATGCTGCGCACCAACCGGCAGATCGCCGCGACCAACCGCCGGCGTTACCGGCAGTTCCACGGCGAAGAGGCCCTCCCCGCGCTGCTGGCCTACACGGGCGTCGTATTCAGGCATATCGCCCCGGAGCGATTCACCCCCGGGGATTTCGAATACGCACAGCAGCACCTCAACATCACGTCGTTCCTCTACGGGCTGCTCCGGCCGCTGGACGCAATCCGCCGCTACCGGCTGGAAGGGGACGCCGTATTGCCGGGGCACGACGACCAAACGATGTTCGGGTACTGGCAGGGACGGCTGACGGAGGCCTTCCTCGAAAAAATCCATGCCGACGACGGCATCCTGGTCAACCTCGCCAGCAGCGAGATGAAGCGCCTGTTCGACTGGAAACGCATCCGCCGCGAAGCGCGTATCATCACGCCCGAATTCCGCATCCGCGAGGGCGACCGTCTGAAAACCATCGTGGTCTACACGAAAATGTGCCGCGGGGAGATGACGCGCCACCTTATCAGAAACCGGATTACGGATCCGGAAATGCTCAAAGAATTCGAATGGGAAGGGTTCCGGTTCGACGCCGCGCTCAGCCGGGGCGACGACTGGACGTTCACGGTGTAA
- a CDS encoding immunoglobulin-like domain-containing protein: protein MKRLLLFLLLAAGCTAAAQKRPATDGLSALQDSIWQWAADNKAADPVANAIYASAVNEPDGVIDVHMIRADTAMKARFRRCVHDSPLIRLHGFDPDTTPYPPAPEGAAPPDGLTMDAEYAFYPAGTEHIRLMIRHKGDSTVYFGSDYTVCRFQHGRWETLPVVNAWNSLLVGIGPNNPSRTEVPHPAPAAEYTYGFTARLAPRVYPARYARYRICKQVYKTCPYRPYLLTAEFTVTPFVPFTRFAEPAEGQDIQF from the coding sequence ATGAAACGCCTCCTGCTGTTCCTGTTGCTTGCGGCCGGCTGTACGGCCGCCGCACAGAAGCGCCCCGCAACGGACGGACTGTCCGCTTTGCAGGACAGCATCTGGCAGTGGGCGGCAGACAACAAGGCGGCCGATCCGGTCGCAAACGCCATCTACGCATCGGCGGTCAACGAACCGGACGGTGTCATAGACGTACACATGATCCGTGCCGACACGGCGATGAAAGCCCGCTTCCGCCGCTGCGTGCACGACAGCCCCCTGATCCGGCTCCACGGGTTCGACCCCGACACGACACCCTATCCGCCCGCACCCGAAGGGGCTGCTCCGCCGGATGGGCTCACGATGGATGCCGAATACGCATTTTATCCCGCCGGCACCGAACATATCCGGCTCATGATCCGCCACAAAGGCGATTCGACGGTATACTTCGGGAGCGACTACACCGTCTGCCGCTTCCAGCACGGACGGTGGGAAACGCTGCCCGTCGTCAATGCGTGGAACTCACTGCTGGTCGGCATCGGGCCAAACAACCCATCCCGCACCGAAGTACCGCATCCGGCACCGGCCGCCGAATACACCTACGGGTTCACAGCCCGGCTCGCACCCCGTGTCTACCCGGCCCGGTATGCGCGTTACCGTATCTGCAAGCAGGTGTACAAGACCTGCCCATACCGTCCATACCTGCTCACGGCCGAGTTCACGGTGACGCCGTTCGTCCCGTTCACCCGCTTTGCGGAGCCGGCAGAGGGGCAGGACATCCAATTTTGA
- a CDS encoding radical SAM protein yields the protein MTSLFHDIIFGPVHSRRLGLSLGVNLLPTESKLCSFDCIYCECGWNAEHPGARRFNTREDVRTQLAATLRRMVADGTPPDVITFAGNGEPTMHPEFEAVIGDTIALRDELCPSARVSVLSNATQLHREGVRRALRSVDNNILKLDSAFDATARLINNPQSPAYSVRRVVDQMKGFDGHLTVQTMFLRGEFDGQRVDNTTEEEVAAWLRLIGEIGPRQVMVYSLDRDTPCRTLEKVPREELQAIAARVEALGIPCSVA from the coding sequence ATGACTTCATTATTCCATGACATCATCTTCGGCCCGGTACATTCGCGGCGGCTGGGACTCTCGCTGGGGGTCAACCTCCTGCCCACCGAGTCGAAACTCTGCTCGTTCGACTGCATCTACTGCGAATGCGGCTGGAATGCCGAGCATCCCGGCGCGCGGCGCTTCAACACCCGCGAAGACGTCCGCACACAGCTCGCAGCGACGCTGCGGCGCATGGTGGCCGACGGCACCCCGCCCGACGTCATCACCTTCGCCGGCAACGGCGAGCCGACGATGCACCCCGAATTCGAAGCCGTGATCGGCGACACGATCGCCCTGCGCGACGAGCTGTGCCCCTCGGCCAGGGTTTCCGTGCTTTCGAACGCCACGCAGCTCCACCGCGAGGGCGTGCGCCGTGCCCTTCGCAGCGTGGACAACAACATCCTAAAGCTCGATTCGGCCTTCGACGCCACGGCACGCCTGATAAACAATCCCCAGAGCCCGGCCTATTCCGTACGCAGGGTCGTCGATCAGATGAAAGGCTTCGACGGGCACCTGACCGTGCAGACGATGTTCCTGCGCGGGGAGTTCGACGGACAGCGGGTCGACAACACCACCGAAGAGGAGGTCGCGGCATGGCTGCGCCTGATCGGCGAAATCGGCCCGCGGCAGGTCATGGTCTACTCGCTCGACCGCGACACCCCGTGCCGGACGCTCGAAAAAGTGCCGCGCGAGGAGTTGCAGGCCATCGCCGCCCGCGTCGAGGCACTCGGCATCCCCTGCTCCGTAGCATAA
- a CDS encoding dicarboxylate/amino acid:cation symporter: MKFRFGLLPRVVLAIGLGVGCGFFFPVWATRIALTFNDIFGQFLSFVIPLLILGLVAPGIADLGRNAGRLLALTAALAYAFTLFSGFGTYLTGRALFPALLEGAAAVLPDAAATAPAPYFTVGMPPLFGVMSALVLAFVLGLGMAYTHSVKLKGVMDDFKSIIDRVIAGVIIPLLPFYIFGIFLSMTQSGQVAGVLGVFVKLIVVIFFMTVVLLLAQFSVAGLVARKNPLQMLRTMLTAYVTALGTQSSAATIPVTLAQTLRLGVRPQLASFVVPLCATIHLSGSMMKIVACALAVSMLAGLDIPAGTFAGFILLLGVTMIAAPGVPGGAIMAALGLLESMLGFDETLAGLMIATYIAMDSFGTATNVTGDGAVAVIVDAIDRRSEK, translated from the coding sequence ATGAAATTCAGGTTCGGATTGCTGCCGCGCGTCGTGCTGGCCATCGGCCTCGGGGTCGGCTGCGGCTTTTTCTTCCCTGTATGGGCGACGCGTATCGCCCTTACGTTCAATGATATTTTCGGCCAGTTCCTTTCGTTCGTCATCCCGTTGCTCATCCTCGGGCTGGTGGCGCCGGGCATCGCCGACCTGGGACGCAACGCCGGGCGCCTGCTGGCCCTCACGGCGGCGCTGGCCTATGCCTTCACCCTTTTCTCGGGCTTCGGCACCTACCTCACGGGGCGGGCGCTGTTCCCCGCATTGCTCGAAGGCGCCGCAGCCGTGCTGCCCGACGCGGCCGCAACGGCCCCCGCACCCTATTTCACGGTCGGGATGCCACCCCTGTTCGGTGTCATGTCGGCGCTGGTACTGGCCTTCGTACTCGGGCTGGGGATGGCCTATACGCACAGCGTGAAACTCAAAGGGGTGATGGACGATTTCAAGTCGATCATCGACCGCGTGATCGCGGGCGTCATCATCCCGCTGCTGCCCTTCTATATCTTCGGAATCTTCCTTTCGATGACCCAGTCCGGGCAGGTGGCCGGGGTGCTGGGCGTCTTCGTGAAGCTGATCGTGGTGATCTTCTTCATGACCGTCGTGCTGCTGCTCGCACAGTTCTCCGTTGCCGGGCTCGTTGCCCGCAAAAACCCGCTGCAGATGCTCCGTACGATGCTCACAGCCTATGTTACGGCGCTCGGCACGCAATCGTCGGCCGCCACCATCCCCGTGACCCTGGCGCAGACCCTCCGGCTCGGCGTGCGCCCCCAGCTGGCGTCGTTCGTCGTACCGCTCTGTGCCACGATCCACCTTTCGGGGTCGATGATGAAGATCGTGGCCTGCGCATTGGCCGTTTCGATGCTGGCCGGGCTGGATATTCCGGCGGGGACTTTCGCGGGGTTCATCCTGCTGCTGGGCGTGACGATGATTGCCGCACCGGGGGTGCCGGGCGGCGCGATCATGGCGGCGCTGGGATTGCTCGAATCGATGCTCGGGTTCGACGAGACGCTCGCGGGGCTGATGATCGCCACCTACATCGCCATGGACAGCTTCGGCACGGCGACCAACGTGACGGGCGACGGTGCCGTCGCGGTGATCGTCGATGCGATAGACCGCCGATCGGAAAAATGA
- a CDS encoding aminotransferase class I/II-fold pyridoxal phosphate-dependent enzyme has product MVDIFARLEKNAGGPIGQYMSYAHGYYAFPKLEGDIGPHMTFRGKKMLNWSLNNYLGLANHPEVRKADAEGAAQFGMAAPMGARMMSGQTVYHERLERELAEFVGKEDAFLLNFGYQGMISIIDCLLTPRDVVVYDAEAHACIIDGLRLHKGKRFVYGHNDMESLRLQLQHATDLAEEQNGGVLVITEGVFGMKGDLGKLDEIVALKKDFQFRLLVDDAHGFGTMGEGGRGTASHFGVVDGVDVLFNTFAKSMAGIGAFVCGPRWLINLLRYNMRSQLYAKSLPMPMVIGALKRLELIRNHPEYQQKLWEIVRVLQSSLKENGFEIGVTNSPVTPVFLKGGIPEATNLVVDLRENHGIFCSMVVYPVIPKGEIILRIIPTAVHTLEDVNVTIEAFKAVRSKLQDGIYAQLPIPVRADEGFLVR; this is encoded by the coding sequence ATGGTTGATATTTTTGCACGCCTTGAGAAAAATGCAGGTGGCCCCATCGGTCAGTACATGTCGTACGCCCACGGTTATTACGCTTTCCCCAAACTGGAAGGCGATATCGGCCCCCACATGACTTTCCGGGGCAAGAAGATGCTCAACTGGAGTCTGAACAACTACCTCGGGCTGGCCAACCACCCCGAAGTCCGCAAGGCCGACGCCGAGGGTGCCGCGCAGTTCGGCATGGCGGCCCCGATGGGCGCCCGCATGATGAGCGGCCAGACCGTCTACCACGAGCGTCTCGAGCGCGAACTGGCCGAGTTCGTCGGCAAGGAGGATGCCTTTCTGCTGAACTTCGGTTACCAGGGTATGATTTCGATCATCGACTGCCTGCTGACGCCGCGCGACGTGGTGGTCTACGATGCCGAGGCACACGCCTGCATCATCGACGGCCTGCGCCTGCACAAGGGCAAGCGTTTCGTATACGGACACAACGACATGGAGTCGCTGCGCCTGCAATTGCAGCATGCCACCGACCTGGCCGAAGAGCAGAACGGCGGCGTACTCGTAATCACCGAGGGTGTCTTCGGCATGAAGGGCGACCTGGGCAAGCTCGACGAGATCGTGGCCCTGAAAAAGGATTTCCAGTTCCGCCTGCTGGTCGACGATGCCCACGGCTTCGGTACGATGGGTGAGGGCGGCCGCGGTACGGCATCGCATTTCGGCGTTGTGGACGGCGTAGACGTGCTGTTCAACACCTTTGCCAAGTCGATGGCCGGTATCGGTGCATTCGTCTGCGGCCCCCGCTGGCTGATCAACCTGCTGCGTTACAACATGCGTTCGCAGCTTTATGCCAAGTCGCTCCCGATGCCGATGGTTATCGGTGCGCTCAAACGCCTGGAGTTGATCCGCAACCACCCCGAATACCAGCAGAAGCTTTGGGAGATCGTGCGCGTGTTGCAAAGCAGCCTCAAAGAGAACGGCTTCGAGATCGGTGTGACCAATTCGCCCGTGACGCCCGTTTTCCTGAAGGGCGGCATCCCCGAGGCTACGAATCTGGTCGTCGACTTGCGTGAGAACCACGGCATCTTCTGTTCGATGGTCGTTTACCCCGTAATTCCGAAAGGCGAGATCATCCTGCGCATCATCCCGACCGCAGTCCACACCCTCGAGGACGTGAATGTCACTATCGAGGCGTTCAAGGCCGTACGCAGCAAACTCCAGGACGGCATTTACGCCCAGCTGCCCATCCCGGTACGTGCCGACGAAGGATTCCTGGTTCGTTAA
- a CDS encoding site-specific integrase, producing the protein MERKTFSVVFFCKKTKVTKKGKAPIYVRIKTCGTATEIYTRCQIEPERWNQRLERSLYKDEIDQQINSIVASYRVNVLAAYDQLIKEGKEPTCFAIKHRLENPSGNARMFLAEFSKYCDKRQKEVGTRITQLTANKYHRLLRYLKEYMQAQYKKEDIPLDMVNYEYLDGLNTFIQTAHNCKTNGAINLLCCLKNFMLYAIRNEWIEKNPFQYYKLKPEHNKSKDHLTKAELDVLINKPMPNERLSRIRDVFAFCCLTGLAFTDADHLRPEHISADMDGALWIHKPREKTAVMSRIPLLPYTIMLLRKYEHDEKCREQGKMLPIPSNTKMNAYLKEIAVVCNIDKTLTTHCARHTFACLAVEYGMPIDVLAKILGHTNTNMTRHYAKFSERLIGREMQKFGSLLN; encoded by the coding sequence ATGGAAAGAAAGACTTTCAGCGTGGTTTTCTTCTGCAAGAAAACCAAAGTAACGAAAAAGGGCAAAGCCCCGATCTATGTGCGCATCAAGACCTGCGGCACGGCTACGGAGATTTACACGCGATGCCAAATCGAGCCGGAGCGTTGGAATCAACGGCTTGAACGGTCACTCTATAAGGACGAGATAGACCAACAGATCAACAGCATCGTCGCCAGCTACCGGGTCAATGTCCTCGCGGCCTATGACCAGTTAATCAAGGAGGGCAAAGAGCCGACGTGTTTTGCCATCAAACACCGGCTTGAAAACCCTTCGGGTAATGCGCGGATGTTCCTCGCGGAGTTTTCGAAGTATTGCGACAAACGGCAGAAAGAGGTCGGAACACGTATCACCCAACTCACGGCGAACAAGTATCACCGCCTGCTTCGCTACCTGAAAGAGTATATGCAGGCGCAATACAAAAAGGAAGATATTCCGCTGGATATGGTTAATTACGAGTACCTCGACGGACTGAACACCTTTATCCAGACGGCCCATAACTGCAAGACCAACGGAGCGATAAACCTGCTCTGCTGCCTGAAAAACTTTATGCTGTACGCTATCCGCAACGAGTGGATCGAAAAGAATCCGTTTCAGTACTACAAACTGAAACCCGAACACAACAAGTCGAAAGACCACCTGACAAAGGCGGAATTGGATGTTTTGATAAACAAACCGATGCCGAATGAGCGTTTAAGCCGGATTCGGGATGTGTTCGCGTTCTGCTGCCTGACGGGACTTGCCTTTACCGATGCTGACCACCTGCGCCCGGAGCATATCAGCGCGGACATGGACGGGGCATTGTGGATTCATAAACCACGGGAAAAAACCGCCGTCATGAGCCGCATCCCACTATTGCCCTATACGATTATGCTTTTGCGCAAATATGAACATGACGAGAAATGCAGGGAGCAGGGTAAGATGTTGCCGATACCGAGCAATACGAAGATGAACGCTTATCTGAAAGAGATTGCGGTAGTCTGCAATATCGACAAAACACTGACGACGCATTGCGCCCGGCATACGTTCGCCTGCCTTGCTGTGGAGTATGGGATGCCGATAGATGTACTTGCAAAAATCCTCGGCCATACCAATACAAATATGACACGCCACTATGCCAAATTCTCCGAAAGGCTGATAGGCCGGGAGATGCAGAAATTCGGAAGTCTGTTAAATTAG
- a CDS encoding helix-turn-helix domain-containing protein, giving the protein MESDYLTMESEEVRELLAMIDRAEETLQLADKNYRPPVGSENNLTGSEVCDLLHISPRTLQTLRDTRQIPFVAISERNILYPESAIREMLTKNYRPTYNPQ; this is encoded by the coding sequence ATGGAATCGGACTATTTAACGATGGAGAGCGAGGAAGTCCGGGAGTTGCTTGCTATGATCGACCGGGCCGAAGAAACCCTGCAACTGGCCGATAAGAACTATCGTCCTCCGGTCGGGTCGGAGAACAACCTGACGGGCAGCGAGGTTTGCGATCTGCTGCACATCTCACCCCGAACCTTGCAAACGCTCCGCGACACGCGGCAGATACCGTTTGTCGCAATAAGCGAGCGCAACATCCTCTATCCCGAATCGGCGATCCGGGAAATGCTGACAAAGAATTACAGACCCACCTATAACCCGCAGTAG
- a CDS encoding helix-turn-helix domain-containing protein — protein MDGAEVCQRLRISKRTLQSYRDRRVLPYSNVGGKFFYRETDVTGFLRARTIRKGV, from the coding sequence CTGGACGGCGCGGAAGTTTGTCAGCGATTACGGATTTCCAAGCGCACGCTCCAAAGTTACCGCGACAGGCGGGTACTGCCCTATTCGAATGTCGGTGGTAAGTTCTTCTACCGGGAAACCGACGTAACCGGGTTTCTGCGGGCGCGGACAATCAGAAAAGGGGTGTAA
- a CDS encoding NACHT domain-containing protein yields the protein MSIIVDGFISKAIDKFIESIPKVVREVNLKLTSTKQDIETSITAHLQSVKNWAEEITFLDTKKSKVTDNVYVDLDLYIYPRRVRMFEDEKIEIKPFNHIINNEEDHILLLGQPGSGKTTSMKYVCNQLFYNGDNLKNYKLPIVIKLREFNTIHRKENNFVFGVLNEILGIRLDATETKLNEDQIEVQYERLILQCLDSLSAIIILDGFDEIAFDNRKSIVFREIEKLSHYLENSKLIVTSRTADFAYSVEKLVPYEICSLNNYQIRILANRWLGNPDAADKFIAAINNSPFYDTAIRPLTIAHLCAIYERVGKIPEKPKTVYKKIVNLLLEEWDEQRQIKRASKYANFEIDRKFEFLCNIAYNLTISLQASLFTKRQIESIYNKIYLDYDLVKNEVKQVVAELESHTGLLVQAGYESYEFAHKSLQEYLTAEYIVKLPTLLDIRYINKIPNEIAIAIVISSNPSAYFVELLKKISDENVSYKFIVIFLNRLLLEKPDFNQNHDVMIAALKLYSFYLKSNIKDKLQLQLFMSDNLTSQFESFIDKILKHNTLRLFLDKYRVINTITSDNGGNILQLERKVDLRGLPQDLYCRESFIYAQSNADGIDYFDFIKK from the coding sequence ATGTCTATTATAGTGGATGGTTTTATTTCAAAAGCGATAGATAAATTCATTGAATCTATTCCCAAAGTTGTTCGAGAAGTAAATTTAAAATTAACTTCTACGAAACAAGATATTGAAACATCAATCACGGCTCATCTTCAAAGTGTGAAAAATTGGGCTGAAGAGATAACTTTTTTAGATACTAAAAAGTCTAAAGTTACGGATAATGTATACGTGGATTTAGACTTGTATATTTACCCTCGGCGTGTTAGAATGTTCGAAGATGAAAAAATTGAAATAAAGCCATTTAATCATATTATCAACAATGAAGAAGACCATATTCTATTACTTGGACAACCCGGATCTGGAAAAACAACATCAATGAAATATGTTTGTAATCAATTATTTTATAATGGAGATAATTTAAAAAATTACAAACTTCCAATTGTTATTAAATTGAGGGAGTTTAATACGATACATAGGAAGGAAAATAATTTTGTATTTGGGGTATTAAATGAGATTCTAGGGATTAGACTTGATGCGACTGAAACAAAATTGAATGAAGACCAAATTGAAGTTCAATATGAAAGGCTAATCTTGCAATGTCTTGATAGTTTATCTGCAATAATTATTCTTGATGGATTTGATGAAATTGCTTTTGACAATAGGAAATCTATTGTATTTAGGGAAATAGAAAAGCTTTCACATTATTTGGAAAATTCTAAATTAATAGTCACATCACGAACTGCTGATTTCGCTTATTCCGTTGAGAAATTAGTTCCTTACGAAATTTGTTCATTGAATAATTATCAAATCCGTATATTAGCAAACAGATGGTTGGGTAACCCAGACGCTGCAGATAAATTTATCGCTGCGATAAATAATTCGCCCTTTTATGATACAGCAATAAGGCCATTGACGATTGCTCACCTTTGCGCCATTTATGAAAGAGTAGGGAAAATACCCGAAAAGCCTAAAACGGTATACAAAAAAATCGTTAATTTGTTATTGGAAGAATGGGATGAGCAAAGACAGATTAAAAGAGCTTCGAAATATGCAAATTTTGAAATTGATAGAAAATTTGAGTTTTTATGCAACATTGCATATAATTTAACGATTTCACTACAAGCAAGTCTATTCACTAAAAGACAAATTGAATCAATATATAATAAAATTTATCTGGACTATGATTTGGTTAAAAATGAAGTAAAACAAGTTGTCGCAGAATTAGAATCACACACAGGACTACTAGTACAAGCTGGATATGAATCATACGAATTTGCTCATAAATCATTGCAAGAGTACCTAACGGCTGAATATATTGTAAAACTTCCAACCTTATTAGATATAAGATATATTAATAAGATTCCCAATGAAATAGCTATAGCAATTGTAATATCATCAAACCCAAGTGCATATTTTGTTGAATTATTGAAGAAAATCAGTGATGAAAATGTTTCTTATAAATTCATTGTTATCTTTTTGAATAGGTTATTATTAGAAAAGCCTGACTTTAACCAAAATCATGACGTAATGATTGCTGCTCTCAAACTATATTCATTCTATCTAAAATCGAATATTAAAGACAAACTGCAATTACAATTATTTATGTCAGATAATTTGACTAGTCAATTTGAATCTTTTATAGATAAAATATTGAAACATAATACCTTGCGGTTGTTTTTAGATAAATATCGGGTTATTAATACAATTACAAGTGATAATGGAGGAAATATTCTTCAATTAGAACGTAAAGTCGATTTGCGCGGACTTCCACAAGATTTATATTGTAGAGAATCTTTTATATATGCACAATCAAATGCCGATGGCATAGATTATTTTGATTTTATAAAAAAGTAG